The Streptococcus iniae genome contains the following window.
AAAACCAAAGGCTCCAAAGTGCTGAGCTTATAAAATCAGGACTCTTTGTTGAGCGTGTTATTGCTAATGTCATCCCTGATACAAGTGGCGAAAGACTTTTTGGTTACTATCTGGAACGACAAACTATTCATGAATTTGAAGTTCAAGGACAACTAACAGCACAAGAAGCGCAAACTCTACGTGATGAAGTCAATGAACTTGAAAGCTACTCCCTTAGAGATGATTCATCAAATCTTATTAATGATTACATTAATTATAAACACAACTAAAATCTAGAAATGCTCTAGCTTTTAATCACTACTGTACATTCTTTCAATATTTAGGCAATAACTTTTAGCAAAAAAATAAACCCCTTGAAAATTCAAGGGGTTTATTCTATGTAAAAATTTTTAAAGGTTATTTAAAGGCGGTAGACGGATTTGAACCGACGATCAAGCTTTTGCAGAGCCGTGCCTTACCACTTGGCTATACCGCCACAACATAAATTATTTTACCTTAATTTCTCGAAAAGGTCAATATGCATTTCATCATTTAAGTAAGTAAAATTCAGAAGATATTTTTTTAAAAATTTTTTTCTCATTTTTCTCCTAATCTACTACTAGTCCTAAATCTTTAAATGCTTTCACTACGCTTTTTAGAATGATTCCAATTATCAAACCAGCATTCAAATCCGGTTATTGTCAGAAAAATGACGGAATTATTAAGCGCTTTCCTTTGGACATTACACCTTATTTTTCCTATAATACACATAATAAAATAAAGGAGGACATCATATGTCATTAATCGGAAAAGAAATTGCTGAATTTTCAGCAGATGCTTATTTAAACGGTGAATTTATAAAAGTCACAAGTGAAGATATCAAGGGAAAATGGTCTATTTTCTGTTTTTACCCTGCTGACTTCTCATTTGTCTGCCCAACCGAACTTGGGGACTTGCAAGAACAATATGAAACCCTAAAATCACTCGGAGTAGAAGTTTACTCCGTTTCAACAGATACACACTTCGTTCATAAGGCTTGGCACGATGACTCTGATGTCGTTGGAACACTAACATATACCATGATTGGTGACCCATCTCATACTATTTCTACAGCTTTTGACGTTCTTGATGAAGAGAGCGGCCTTGCACAACGTGGAACCTTTATCGTTGACCCAGATGGTATCATCCAGATGATGGAAATTAACGCTGATGGTATCGGTAGAGATGCAAGTACGTTAATTGATAAAATCCGTGCTGCCCAATATGTCCGTAAACATCCAGGTGAAGTTTGCCCTGCTAAATGGAAAGAAGGCGAAGAAACTTTAACACCAAGCTTAGACCTCGTTGGTAAAATATAAGCAAGAAGAAAGGAGGCTACTATGGCCCTAAGTTCAGACATTAAAAAACAATTAGAGCAATACCTAGCCCTTTTGGAATCAGACATTGTTTTACAAGTTGCTCTTGGTCATGATGCTAATTCTGAGAAAGTAAAGGATTTTGTTGACGAAATAGCTGCAATGTCTACTCGTATCTCAGTCGAAGAAACACAGTTGCCACGCAAACCATCCTTTAAAATCGCACAAAAAGGCAAAGAAAGTGGCGTAACATTTTCTGGGATTCCCTTAGGGCATGAATTCACTTCATTTATCCTAGCTCTCTTGCAGGTTTCAGGCCGTGCTCCAAAAATTGACGATGAGTTAGTTACAAGAATTAAAGCAATTGACAAGCCTTTTCACTTTGAAACCTACGTCAGCTTGTCCTGCCATAATTGCCCAGATGTAGTACAGGCTTTCAATATCATGGCTGTCTTAAACCCTAATATCAGCCACACCATGATTGAAGGTGGAATGTTCCAAGACGAGGTTACCCAAAAAGGCATTATGTCCGTTCCTACAGTTTTTCTTGGCCAAGAAATTTTCCATTCTGGCCGTGCAACTATTGAGGAACTTGTTGAAAAAATTGCAGGTCCTATCTCTGCAGATGCCTTTGCCAACAAGGAAATCTATGACGTCCTTGTCATTGGCGGAGGTCCTGCTGGTAATAGTGCCGCTATCTACGCAGCAAGAAAAGGTCTTAAAACAGGACTTTTGGCCGAAACTTTCGGTGGCCAAGTTATGGAAACTGTTGGCATTGAAAATATGATTGGTACCTTATATACAGAAGGCCCAAAATTAATGGCACAAATTGAAGAACACACCAAATCTTACAAGGTTGATATTATTAGAGCTCAACTTGCTACCAAAATTGAGAAAAAAGAATTGGTGGAAGTAACACTGGCAAACGGCGCTGTTCTAAAAGCTAAAACAGCTATCTTAGCACTAGGAGCTAAGTGGCGAAATATGAATGTTCCTGGCGAAGAGGAATTCCGAAATAAAGGAGTTACTTACTGTCCACATTGTGACGGTCCTCTATTTGAAGGAAAAAATGTAGCCGTTATTGGTGGGGGCAACTCAGGAATGGAGGCTGCCCTAGACTTAGCAGGACTCTGTAAACATGTTACCGTTTTAGAATTTTTACCAGAACCTAAAGCTGATAAAGTTTTACAAGATCGTGCTGCCAAAACTGAAAACGTAACTGTTCTTACAAATGTAGCCACTAAAGACATTATTGGGGACGACCATGTTACTGGTCTTAACTACAGTGACCGTCAAACTAACGAAGAAAAACGCCTTGATTTAGAAGGAGTCTTTGTTCAAATAGGTCTTGTACCAAACACTGCTTGGCTCAAAGATAGTGGCATTGCGCTGACAGAACGCGGTGAAATTATTGTGGATGGCCATGGTGCAACTAATATTCCAGGAATTTTTGCTGCAGGTGACTGCACAAATTCTGTTTACAAACAAATCATTATCTCGATGGGTTCAGGTGCAACAGCTGCAATTGGTGCATTTGATTACCTCATTAGACAATAAGATACAAAAGCCAATCTATTGCTTTCAAAAGCATCATAGATTGGTTTTTGTTTGTCCAAAATAGATAGATTTCACTTGCAAATCAACACATTTTCTGTTAAACTTATAAAGTCGCTTATGTCGACAAATACTCATCTTGAACCAATTGTGAACTGGTTGCCCTTTGGGGTTGGTTTGCAAGTTGAAGTTTGAGAGAGGAAAAAACATTATAAAGGAGAAACTACTCATGGCAGTAATTTCAATGAAACAACTTCTTGAGGCTGGTGTTCACTTTGGTCACCAAACTCGTCGCTGGAACCCTAAGATGGCTAAATACATCTTTACAGAACGTAACGGAATCCACGTTATCGACCTACAACAAACTGTTAAATTAGCTGACCAAGCTTACGAATTCGTTCGTGATGCTGCTGCTAACGACGCTGTGATCTTGTTCGTTGGTACTAAAAAACAAGCTGCTGAAGCTGTTGCTGATGAAGCTACACGTGCTGGTCAATACTTCATTAACCACCGTTGGTTAGGTGGAACTCTTACTAACTGGGGAACTATCCAAAAACGTATCGCTCGTTTGAAAGAAATCAAACGTATGGAAGAAGAAGGAACTTTTGAAGTTCTTCCTAAAAAAGAAGTTGCACTTCTTAACAAACAACGCGCTCGTCTTGAAAAATTCTTGGGCGGTATCGAAGATATGCCTCGTATCCCAGACGTAATGTACGTTGTTGACCCACATAAAGAACAAATCGCTGTTAAAGAAGCTAAAAAACTTGGTATCCCAGTTGTAGCTATGGTTGATACAAACGCTGATCCAGATGATATCGATGTTATCATCCCAGCTAACGATGACGCTATCCGCGCCGTTAAATTAATCACTGCTAAATTAGCTGACGCTGTTATTGAAGGCCGTCAAGGTGAAGATGCAGACGTTACTTTTGAAACAGAAGCAAAAGCAGATTCAATCGAAGAAATTGTTGAAGTTGTAGAAGGCGACAACGCTTAAGTAACACTAAGTGTAACTTAGCAAAGGCTTAACTTGACAATCGAAAACCTAAACGGGGCAGAAAGCAAACCGCTCTGTCTCGTTTTTTTAAACTAAATTGTAATAAAATTTTGGAGGATTCTACTAATGGCAGAAATTACAGCAAAACTTGTAAAAGAATTACGTGAAAAATCTGGTGCCGGCGTTATGGACGCTAAAAAAGCACTTGTTGAAACTGATGGAGATATGGACAAAGCAGTTGAATTACTTCGTGAAAAAGGTATGGCTAAAGCTGCTAAAAAAGCTGACCGTGTTGCCGCTGAAGGGTTAACTGGTGTTTACGTTGATGGTAACGTTGCAGCTGTTGTTGAAGTTAATGCTGAAACAGACTTTGTTGCGAAAAATGCTCAATTCGTTGAATTGGTAAATGAAACAGCTAAAGTTATTGCTGAAGGTAAACCAGCTAACAACGACGAAGCAATGGCATTAACGATGGCTAACGGCTCAACTCTTGCTGAAGCCTATGTTAACGCAACTGCTACAATCGGTGAAAAAATTTCATTCCGTCGTTTTGCATTAATTGAAAAAACTGACGAGCAACACTTTGGTGCATACCAACATAACGGTGGCCGTATCGGCGTTATCTCAGTTATCGACGGTGGCGATGACACACTTGCTAAACAAGTATCAATGCACATCACAGCTATGAAACCAACTGTTCTTTCATACACTGAACTCGATGCACAATTCATCAAAGACGAATTAGCACAATTAAACCACGCTATCGAACTTGACAATGAATCACGCGCAATGGTTGACAAACCAGCACTTCCATTCTTGAAATTTGGTTCTAAATCTGAATTGTCAGATGACATCATTGCTCAAGCAGAAGCTGATATCAAAACTGAATTGGCTGCTGAAGGCAAACCAGAAAAAATCTGGGACAAAATCCTTCCAGGTAAAATGGACCGCTTCATGCTTGACAACACTAAAGTTGACCAAGCTTACACACTTCTTGCTCAAGTTTACATCATGGACGACAGCAAAACTGTTGAAGCTTACCTTGACTCAGTAAACGCAAAAGCAATTGCATTTGCACGTTTTGAAGTTGGTGAAGGTATCGAGAAAAAAGCTAACGACTTTGAATCAGAAGTTGCTGCAACTATGGCTGCTGCACTTAACAACTAATTTATATCAAGAAAGAGACTGTAAACTTCTTGTTTACAGCTCTTTTTTCTGTACTTTTTCCTATTTTTGATACAATTTTACGAATAATCTTATGAGGACACTTCTTAGTCTTGTCCTCATACTCCCACAAGAAAAGACTAGACGTTTTGGAACATCTAGTCTTTTTGCTTTTCTTTTAACAATCACTTACCAAATAATGACACGATCCTCAGGCGCACGCCACATGGCATCTCCTTCAGTAACCTCAAATTCTTTATGAAATTCTTCAAAATTTGTCAGCGTCACATTAGTACGGCATTGCCCTGGAGCATGGACATCAATACTTGCCATCATTTGCATAAATTCTTCACGTGCTTTCATACGCCAAATGGTTGCAAAATTGATAAAGAAATCACGTGCTGAGAAATCACTTTCTTTCTTCGCTGCTTCAAGTGCACAAGCCACACCACCTAAATCAGCAACATTTTCAGAAACGGTCAACTTCCCATTTACCTTAGCACCATAAGACTCCAAGCCATCAAACTGCGCTACAACCTTATCTGTTCTTTCTTTAAAGGCTTCATAATCAGCCTTCGTCCACCAATCATTCAAACTACCATGCTCATCAAATGAAGCCCCATTGGTGTCAAAAGCATGTGAAATTTCATGAGCAATAACAGCTCCAATACCACCATAATTAGCTGATGAACTCTGCTCTAGTGCATAAAATGGTGCTTGTAAAATAGCTGCTGGAAAGACAATTTGGTTTTGCTGTGGGTCATAATAAGCATTAACCATATGAGCAGGCATATGCCATTCACTACGATCAACAGGTTTATTCCATTTACTCCAACCATGTGCAATAGCAATTTTAGATAGGTTTTGCACATTCTCAACCAAACTAAGAGTTGGATCAATCACTTTCTTAGCATAGGTTTCTGGTAATTTTTCTGGATAGCCAATATGTGGAGTAATGACATTCAATTTGACAATGGCCTTATCACGAGTAGCTTGGTCTAACCAGTCTGCGGTTTCAAGGCGCGATTTATAAACATCAATCATTGTAGCTACTTTATGCTCAACATCAGCCTTAGCTTCTGGAGAGAAATAGTGATTTGCATACCAAAGTCCCAAGGCTTGATTATAAGGTCCTTGTGCCAAGTAGTAAGCTGCTTTTTTCTGATCCATGGCTTGTGGTGTACCAGATAGAGCACGGCCATAAACTCCCGACTCCACACGAATTTCATCTGTTAAATAAGAATTATAAGCATTAGCCGCTTCTAAAATCAGCTCAGCCTTCAACAATTCCCAATTGTCTTCTGAATAATAGGTAGCCGCAAATTCTGTCCAAAAACGTTTCTCAGGAACAATAATTTGATCTGGCTCTTCCCCTAAAATTGCTTTAAATATTGTATCTAAAGGTAACTCTGGTACCAATGCCTTGAAATCTGCCCATTTATAGGGATGGTAAAGTTTAACATACTCTGAAGATTCTTCACGAGATAAAACGTAAGCTGCCACTTTCTTATCTAATGCCAAGACCTTATCAAGAAGGTCTTGAATAGCTGGCGCAGAAAAGCCAAATTGTGGTAATAATTTCTCTTGAGATTGACGCCAAATGCTAATAAGCTCCGCTGCCTTTTCATGTCCTTCTTCATAGTAAGTAGTATCAGGAAGAAGAATCGACGGCGCATCTGCCCACAAAACATTCAGCTGTGCATTCATAAAGTCAGGAGCAATACCAAATGGTATCAGATTCGGTTTACCACTCATTTCATAGTCTGCAATTTTTGTAACAAAGTCCGCAAATGAGTTAAGATTTTGATACTCTTCAATCAAAGGCAATACAGGTGCTACACCTACTTGATCACGTTTTTTGTAATCTGACGTCATGTGATGAAAGGCTACAAAATTTTCTAAAATTGCATCTTTAGGAAGATTCTTACCTTGCAACCACTCATCTGTTGTTGCTAGCATTAAATCTTCAATCTCGTCAGCCAAGTCAGAAAAACCTCCTGTTCTTGGTTTATCATCAGGAATAACAGCTATTTTGGCCCATTCACCATTGACAGCCTCATAAAAATTTTCTTTATAATCGACCATATCTTCTCCTTCGTCCGTTCAACTTGCTTGAGTTTTTCTCAAGACTGTAATCTCTTACATTGTATCAAAAAAGCCTTTGGAATAAAAGTTCCCAAGGCTTTTATGAGTAAATCCTCTAAAGACTTATTATTTTAATGATAGTCCTTCAAAAATTCTTTAATATTATGATAAATATGGTCTTGTGTTAATTCATATACTTCTAAAAGGTAATCCATCTTACCAACTTGGCCAAATCTTTCATCAACACCCATGCGTCGAACTGGTGTATCTGTTTCTTGACTCAGCAATTCACAGATAGCACTTCCGACACCTCCAATTTTATTATGATTTTCAACAGTCAAAACTGGTTTGCCAACTAGTAATCCTTTGATATCCTCATGAATCGGTTTGATTCTAAAGAGATCAATTACACCTACTTCTAAGCCTTCTTTTGCAAGCTTATCAGCAACTTCAAGAGCCTCAGCAACCATAATACCTGATGCTACAATGGTTGCTTCAGGTCCTTGACGCAACTGAACATAACCTTTACTAAAATCTTCGTCACCATTGTAAACAGCTTTTGGTGCCTTGCGAGTCGTACGGATATAATGGAAGGCCTTACTTGTAAGGGTTTGTTTTAAAACAGCATCAAATTGAATATCATCACAAACATCATATACCACAGCATTTGGCACCAGTCGCATAAGGCCAATTTCTTCAAAAGGCATGTGTGTGCCACCATTCATCTCAGCAGTAACCCCAGCATCAGACCCAATAACTGTCGCATTAAGTTTTGCATAGGCCAAGGAGACAAAAAGTTGATCAAAGACCCTACGCGAAGCAAATGGACCAAAGGTATGCAGGTATGGCTTGTAACCTTTGACGGCTAGTCCTGCAGCAAGTCCAACCATTTCTGCTTCCATAATTCCTACATTTATGTAACGGTTTCCAAATTCTTTTGCTAAGCCATTTGTTGCCATAGAACTTGATAAATCAGCTTCTAAGACTGTGACTTTACTATTAATCTTATTGGCTGTCTTAAGGAAATCACGATAGACATACCTCATTTCTTTTACGTGACGCATCATGACATTTCCTCCAATCTTTCCTTAAGTACTGCAAGTTCTTGCTCCAATGCCTCTTTGTCTGATTGGCTTGGTCTCAAATGATGATTAGCTGCCATATCTTCAATGAACTGAACCCCCTGCCCTTTCACCGTATCTAAGACAATACATTTTGGTTTTTTAGAACCACTTGCTTTCAAACGTTCAATAGCATGGAAAATTGCTGAAACATCACTACCGTCAACTCTCAAAGCATCAAAACCAAAGGCTTCAAATTTAGTCACAAAGTCACCTGTTTGGCAAATATCACGGGTTAAACCATCCAATTGTTTCTTATTGTCATCAACAAATACGATTAGATTTGAAAGAGATTTATGAGTAGCAAGCTGAATCGCTTCCCAACATTGCCCTTCATTTAATTCCCCATCTCCAACAATAGTATAAGTGTAATAGTCTGACCCTTCTATTTGCTGTGCACAAGCAATACCAGTCGCTGCACTAATTCCTTGTCCCAGAGATCCGGTAGTCATATCCACACCCGGTGTCATATTGCGATCGGGATGTGAGGGTAGTTTTGTACCGTTGCAATTTAAAGACAAGAGAAAGTCTTTATCAAAGAATCCTTTTAGATAAAGCGTAGCATAAAGACCAGGACCTGCATGCCCTTTAGATAAGACAAAATAGTCACGGTCTTTTTGTGCAAAAACATCAGGCGTCATTGGCATTACTTCTCCATAAAGCACCGCCAAGGTCTCAACAACGGAAAGACTTCCCCCGTAATGGCCAAACCCAAGATGGTTTAAGCTTTCTAAAACATGTATTCTAATATTGAGGGCAAATTTCTCCAATTCCTGACGTTTAATGTCTGATAAGGGCATTAATGCACCTCCTCATTTTTTGCTTTTCCCACAAAAGACAAACCTACAAGGGCTAGTAAAATAAGGATTAAACCAATAGCAATGGCAGTAGTTCCACCTGCTTTA
Protein-coding sequences here:
- the ahpF gene encoding alkyl hydroperoxide reductase subunit F, whose amino-acid sequence is MALSSDIKKQLEQYLALLESDIVLQVALGHDANSEKVKDFVDEIAAMSTRISVEETQLPRKPSFKIAQKGKESGVTFSGIPLGHEFTSFILALLQVSGRAPKIDDELVTRIKAIDKPFHFETYVSLSCHNCPDVVQAFNIMAVLNPNISHTMIEGGMFQDEVTQKGIMSVPTVFLGQEIFHSGRATIEELVEKIAGPISADAFANKEIYDVLVIGGGPAGNSAAIYAARKGLKTGLLAETFGGQVMETVGIENMIGTLYTEGPKLMAQIEEHTKSYKVDIIRAQLATKIEKKELVEVTLANGAVLKAKTAILALGAKWRNMNVPGEEEFRNKGVTYCPHCDGPLFEGKNVAVIGGGNSGMEAALDLAGLCKHVTVLEFLPEPKADKVLQDRAAKTENVTVLTNVATKDIIGDDHVTGLNYSDRQTNEEKRLDLEGVFVQIGLVPNTAWLKDSGIALTERGEIIVDGHGATNIPGIFAAGDCTNSVYKQIIISMGSGATAAIGAFDYLIRQ
- a CDS encoding transketolase: MPLSDIKRQELEKFALNIRIHVLESLNHLGFGHYGGSLSVVETLAVLYGEVMPMTPDVFAQKDRDYFVLSKGHAGPGLYATLYLKGFFDKDFLLSLNCNGTKLPSHPDRNMTPGVDMTTGSLGQGISAATGIACAQQIEGSDYYTYTIVGDGELNEGQCWEAIQLATHKSLSNLIVFVDDNKKQLDGLTRDICQTGDFVTKFEAFGFDALRVDGSDVSAIFHAIERLKASGSKKPKCIVLDTVKGQGVQFIEDMAANHHLRPSQSDKEALEQELAVLKERLEEMS
- a CDS encoding M13 family metallopeptidase; protein product: MVDYKENFYEAVNGEWAKIAVIPDDKPRTGGFSDLADEIEDLMLATTDEWLQGKNLPKDAILENFVAFHHMTSDYKKRDQVGVAPVLPLIEEYQNLNSFADFVTKIADYEMSGKPNLIPFGIAPDFMNAQLNVLWADAPSILLPDTTYYEEGHEKAAELISIWRQSQEKLLPQFGFSAPAIQDLLDKVLALDKKVAAYVLSREESSEYVKLYHPYKWADFKALVPELPLDTIFKAILGEEPDQIIVPEKRFWTEFAATYYSEDNWELLKAELILEAANAYNSYLTDEIRVESGVYGRALSGTPQAMDQKKAAYYLAQGPYNQALGLWYANHYFSPEAKADVEHKVATMIDVYKSRLETADWLDQATRDKAIVKLNVITPHIGYPEKLPETYAKKVIDPTLSLVENVQNLSKIAIAHGWSKWNKPVDRSEWHMPAHMVNAYYDPQQNQIVFPAAILQAPFYALEQSSSANYGGIGAVIAHEISHAFDTNGASFDEHGSLNDWWTKADYEAFKERTDKVVAQFDGLESYGAKVNGKLTVSENVADLGGVACALEAAKKESDFSARDFFINFATIWRMKAREEFMQMMASIDVHAPGQCRTNVTLTNFEEFHKEFEVTEGDAMWRAPEDRVIIW
- the ahpC gene encoding alkyl hydroperoxide reductase subunit C, whose protein sequence is MSLIGKEIAEFSADAYLNGEFIKVTSEDIKGKWSIFCFYPADFSFVCPTELGDLQEQYETLKSLGVEVYSVSTDTHFVHKAWHDDSDVVGTLTYTMIGDPSHTISTAFDVLDEESGLAQRGTFIVDPDGIIQMMEINADGIGRDASTLIDKIRAAQYVRKHPGEVCPAKWKEGEETLTPSLDLVGKI
- a CDS encoding transketolase family protein, which translates into the protein MMRHVKEMRYVYRDFLKTANKINSKVTVLEADLSSSMATNGLAKEFGNRYINVGIMEAEMVGLAAGLAVKGYKPYLHTFGPFASRRVFDQLFVSLAYAKLNATVIGSDAGVTAEMNGGTHMPFEEIGLMRLVPNAVVYDVCDDIQFDAVLKQTLTSKAFHYIRTTRKAPKAVYNGDEDFSKGYVQLRQGPEATIVASGIMVAEALEVADKLAKEGLEVGVIDLFRIKPIHEDIKGLLVGKPVLTVENHNKIGGVGSAICELLSQETDTPVRRMGVDERFGQVGKMDYLLEVYELTQDHIYHNIKEFLKDYH
- the rpsB gene encoding 30S ribosomal protein S2 codes for the protein MAVISMKQLLEAGVHFGHQTRRWNPKMAKYIFTERNGIHVIDLQQTVKLADQAYEFVRDAAANDAVILFVGTKKQAAEAVADEATRAGQYFINHRWLGGTLTNWGTIQKRIARLKEIKRMEEEGTFEVLPKKEVALLNKQRARLEKFLGGIEDMPRIPDVMYVVDPHKEQIAVKEAKKLGIPVVAMVDTNADPDDIDVIIPANDDAIRAVKLITAKLADAVIEGRQGEDADVTFETEAKADSIEEIVEVVEGDNA
- the tsf gene encoding translation elongation factor Ts; this encodes MAEITAKLVKELREKSGAGVMDAKKALVETDGDMDKAVELLREKGMAKAAKKADRVAAEGLTGVYVDGNVAAVVEVNAETDFVAKNAQFVELVNETAKVIAEGKPANNDEAMALTMANGSTLAEAYVNATATIGEKISFRRFALIEKTDEQHFGAYQHNGGRIGVISVIDGGDDTLAKQVSMHITAMKPTVLSYTELDAQFIKDELAQLNHAIELDNESRAMVDKPALPFLKFGSKSELSDDIIAQAEADIKTELAAEGKPEKIWDKILPGKMDRFMLDNTKVDQAYTLLAQVYIMDDSKTVEAYLDSVNAKAIAFARFEVGEGIEKKANDFESEVAATMAAALNN